The following nucleotide sequence is from Microbulbifer sp. A4B17.
CAACCAGGCAGCCACAGCGGCTGAAGCAACTCGTACCAGCAATACATGATCGAGCCCAACCCGGTTAAAACTATTAGCCAGCGCCAAAACGCCTTGGATTTCGTAGGCTTTGACCATCGCTTCCAGAACGGTCCCCATTTTTATCGGGCTTTCACCCCGAGTTAATTGCTCTTGCGACAGGTAATCAGAAACCGCCAATATTGCACCAAGATTGTCAGAGGGGTGCCCCCACTCGGCCGCCAACCAAGTATCGTTGTAATCGAGCCAGCGAATAATACAGCCGATATCCCATGCGGCTTTTATAGGGTCCAAGCGGAACCGGGTGCCTGGGACTCGAGCCCCGTTCGGAACCCATGTCCCCTCCACCCAGGGGCCTAACAACTTTGTGCATTCGGGGAAACTCAACGCCAGAAAGGCACACCCCAAGGAATCCATCAAGCTTAAACGAGCTGTTTCCCAGGCGTCACTGGAGCCCACTTTAAAATGAAGCACATAATCCGCGATATCCTGTATCACCTGGTCGTAATCGGGGCGGATATTCTGGGCGGGGTCAGGGAGCATGATTGAATAGCCTGTAAAATTGCCGGAAGACATAACAGATGAAATAAGGTTAGCTGCTTCGTAATGTACAGATAGCCAAACAAACGACCGAAAAATTCTATATTGTTAGAAATCTTTAAAAACAGGAGCCGACACACTTGGAAAAAACAGGCGAACTAATAAAGAAACTTCGATTCCTCAAAGAAACGGTATTACTCCGACAAGGGGATTCTGGTTCCCAGGTTTATTTTATTCATGCCGGCTACGTCCTTATCCAAAAAGTGGACTACTGCGGCAACCTAGCCATTATCGATCTCTATGGCCCCGGATCATGGTTTGGGCCTGGTCTAACTGGGCAAGATGTAGATATCCAGGCAACCGCCAAATCCGGCAGTGAACTGGAAGTTACATCCATTCAACATCTAAACGCCATGATGGAGCGCCAATCACAGACCCACGATGGGCTATTGCAACAACTAGCCACAAGGGAGTCTCAGCTTCAGCAACGTCTTTTCCTCCACATCACCGCCCCCTTACCGGTTCGGCTGGCCAACTTGTTAGCACAACTATTTAATTACCGGGGACAGCCCTGTGGTCATGGACATCAACTCGACATCAAATTAACCCAGTCCGAATTGGCCGCCATGGCCGGTGGCAGCAGGCAAACAGTCAGCCAAAAGCTTAAACAGTGGAAGTCTGATGGAGTTATCGACTATACGCGCCAATATATCTGCCTTCTCGATCAAACCGCGTTAAACAGCCTGGCAGAAAACCAAATATATGCGCCAGTGTCAGCCAGCTGACAGTTTTACCCTTCCCGCCTTCATATACTTTCCAGCAGCTGAAACCCGGGTATAGCTCTCCCACATCAACAGCAATGGAAAAGGATTATGCGCAGCGCCTACTTATTTACCTCTTTAGTTCTGACACTCGTATTGGGTATTTCTGCAAAGGCCGATGAAAACCTCAATTCAACCTATAAAAGCATGGTTGATAGCCAGGGAAATATTACTTTGCCAGATAATTACCGCCGAGAATGGGTCTTCCTGGGCTCCTATCAGGTAAAGTCCTCGAGTGGCGATGGATGGGATACTCATAATGTTTATACCCAACCCCAGGCAGTCGAAGGGTATCGCAAAAAGGGGAAGTTTCCAGACGGGACAGTTTTGGTAAAGGATGTTAATAGCACCCAATCGGAGCCCTTAACCACAGGATTAGCTTATTACTCCTCAGACCTTCAATTCACTTTTATGATGGTAAAAGACGATAACAACCGCTTCCCAGAAAACCCGGCTTGGGCCGAAGGCTGGGGATGGGCTTTATTTAAGCCAGGAATAGCCAAAAGTGAAACTGAAACCTGGAAAGGCACCGGGCTTAACAACTGCTTTGGATGTCATTTGCCTGCCAAGAATAATGACTGGGTATACACACAGGGTTATCAGCAGGTCCTGCAGAAATAATAAGAGATAAGTAATGCCGCTTTTCGGGGACTCTCACAATTATCAGTGGAACGAGGGTCCCTCCTCAAAATAGTTTACCACCTTAACCTCAACATCAATTGATTTGTATCAATAACCCCGCCTTTAAAGTGCAGTAGTTGCACTAAACAGCAGAAATAATAAAACCCCCCTTAAACAGCTGCTTCGGACCATTGGCAGGCCATTTTTATACCGTTAACATGCGGCCGCGTCCGACTATTCCACTATGAGTTTTTCCGTGTTTAAACCTGAGTTACTGTCCCCCGCAGGGACTTTAAACAATATGCGATATGCGTTTGCCTATGGTGCCGATGCCGTTTATGCCGGCCAGCCCCGCTACAGCTTGCGTGTGCGCAATAATGAATTTAAAAATATTGAAACCCTGCGCCTAGGCATAGAAGAAGCACACCAGCAAGGAAAACAGTTCTATATCGCCTCTAATATCGCCGCTCACAACGACAAAGTTCGCAGTTACCTGCGGGACCTGGAAGAAATTGTCGAAATGGGGCCTGACGCCCTGATTATGTCCGACCCAGGCCTGATAATGATGGTAAGGGAGCGTTGGCCTGATTTGCCAGTCCACCTATCCGTACAGGCCAATGCGGTAAACTACGCAACCGTAAAGTTCTGGCATCGCCAGGGGTTATCTCGGGTGATACTTTCCCGGGAACTGTCCCTGGATGAGATTGAAGAAATTCGCCAGAGAGTGCCTGAAATGGAGTTGGAAGTCTTTGTCCACGGTGCACTCTGTATCGCCTATTCCGGGCGCTGCTTGCTATCCGGCTATATGACACATAGAGATGCCAACCAGGGCGCCTGCACCAACTCCTGCCGCTGGCAATACCAAGCTCATGAAGCCAAAGAAAATGAAGTTGGCGAATTGATTCATGTGCAAACCCAGGAACCTATCCAGCAACCCACCTCCGCCAGTGACAATACTTCCCAGGCCTTTTTACTACAGGAAGAAGGTCGCCCTGGAGAATATATGCCGGCCTACGAAGATGAGCACGGTACCTACATTATGAACTCCAAGGATTTGCGGGCCGTACAGCATGTCAAGCGCCTCACGGAAATGGGGGTTCACTCTTTAAAAATCGAAGGTCGCACCAAATCCCACTACTATGTGGCTCGTACTGCTCAGATCTATCGTCGCGCGATAGACGATGCTGCAGCAGGAAAAGACTTTGACATGAAAATGATGGACGAATTGGAAACCCTCTCGAATAGGGGCTACACGGAAGGCTTCTACCGCCGCCATCCACCAGCGGAATACCAGCAATATGAAAAGGGATTGATATCAACTCCGGGCCAACAGTTCGTAGGCGAGCTTATTGACGGAAGTCCTGAGTATTTGACGATTGATGTTAAAAATCGCTTTGAACGCGGTGATAAATTGGAGTTAATGACTCCCAGCGGTAGCTTGTTCTTCCCCTTGGAGCAAATGGAGAATACGAAAGGCAAAGCGATCGATATAGCTCCGGGATCCGGGCATATCGTCCAAATACCCCGACCAGAGGGCGTTGATGACGATCAACTTCAACAGGCGCTATTAGTCAAAGCTCTGGGATAACCCTCGGTCTGTAATTTGCACTAAGGCTTATCAAGCCCTTCGTTTTACAAATATATTTTGTTAAAGGTGTAGTGGTTTAGATAATCTACCGGATTCACTAAGCCACGACTCCTTTATCTCTACAATTTTACTTGTGAACCTACCCTCAAAATTCATTGGGTCATCGTTAAACTTCTCAAGTGACTGCCCACTTCATAATATTCAAACCGTCCTGTATTTCCCCACCATTCACCGCAAGCAACTGGTTCTTGTACCAATTTTCCTGCATTTTCAGCCTCACCTAAAGCCCTTTTAAAGCCCTGAGTTTTGATCACAAAAATATGCTCGACAGTACTAATTACAAGATAAAAACCCGCCCTCCCTTGGAGTTCCAACAGGAATACACCCTTTTTAAATAGTTATGATTTTCCACCTTTAACTCGCCCCCTCATCAAGGTTTCACAGTAGAGAAGCGTGCAACGATTGCTTAACCAAGGAAATGCCGCAATATGGATATTATTAAACCTAAGAAACGCCCCCTGATTAAGCACCCTTTAATGCTGGGTGGTGCTGCTCTTGCTTTTGTGGCATTTACCAGCCCCCTCCTGTTACTTCCTGACAGCGCCTACAAGGTTGAGCGGGAACAGCTGATGTTGGGTACCGTCCAACGGGGAGACCTGCAGGTTGTGGTAGATGGCTATGGTAGGCTGCGTTCAGACAAGCAGACGTTAATTACCGCTCTAACCGCAGCGAGCGTTGAAAAAATTATGTTGCGTCCCGGTGCAGAAGTACAAAGTGATAGCGTCATTATGCAGCTGAGTAATCCAGAGTTAATGCGCGATCTGGATGCAGCCGAAACCTCCCTGGAACAAGAGGAAGCTAATCTGCGTCGGCTTGTTCTGAACAACCAGCGCGATGTGCTCGCGGAGGAAGCCATACTCGCGGAACTGAACTCCAATTACCAAGTGATCAAGTTGCGTCGCGAAGCTGAGGACGAGCTGGTAAAAAGTGGAGTGGTTTCCCAGCTCACCTACCAAACCACCGTCTTACGCCAAGAGCAGATGAAAAAACGTGTGGACCTGCAAAAACAGCGTATCAATCACTTGCGCAAAGTCGCCGTCGAATCAGAGTTAATCCAGCGCGAGCAAATCAACCAAGCCCAGACCCAATTGCAAAGTATCCAGCAACGTACAGACCGACTGACAGTACGCGCCGGCCTGGACGGCATACTACAACGACTACCGGTAGAGCTGGGGCAAGGTGTTGATCCCGGGCAGGAGCTGGCACTGATTGGCAGCGAGACTGATCTTCTCGCTTTGGTTCAAGTACCACAATCCAAAGCAGAGCAACTGGAGGTTGGCCAGCCCGCTGAAATTGATACCCGCAGAGAAAAAGTCGAAGGTATGGTAACCCGTATTACTCCTGAGGTTCGGGACGGCAATATTGAAGTGGAAATTGCTTTTAGCGCGGGCGCCCCAGAATCTGCCAGGCCACAACTCAACGTCGATGCTCGGATCTTCACTGCCACTATGGAAGATACGCTGTTCGTCGAGAGACCTATCAATGTGCAGAGGCACAGTGAGGCCAATCTCTTCCTGATTAACGAAAACGGGGAGGAAGCGGCACTCCAGCCCATCAGCTTCGGCGAGGAGTCAGGTCGATATATCCAGATCACCCAAGGTCTCAATGAAGCGGACCGCATCATCCTCTCAGATATGGCCAATTTTAATGAAGCTGAGCATATCCAGATTGTTGACTAAAGCCTGAAACTAGGGAGCCTCTGAATAACTCCGTAATACCTCTGCGGGTCTTGAAGGCTGTAGATGTTAGGCGCAGCTCGCCGCGAATGGCCGTAGCCCTTTGCAAGAGCTGCAACGCAGCAGATGCGGCCTTCAAGACCCGCCCTTCGGGGCTTGCAGAGCGATTCACACTCCGCGTTGCGACTTCTTGAAAGGTCTAGACATTCCTGCGAAGCCGCGCCTTGATTGTGAACCGCTCTGCAAGCCAGAGGCATCACGGAGTTATTCAGAGGCTCCCCAAAGCGAGAACAGGGAGTTCGCTATGTCCAAGCCAATCCTTCATATGGCCGGGATCACCAAGGTGTTCAGCACCGAAGAAATGGAAACTCACGCCCTGCGGGGCGTTGACCTGAGTATTTACTCGGGGGAATTTGTTTCTATCTGCGGCCCCTCGGGTTGCGGTAAATCCACACTTCTCTCGATTCTCGGCCTGCTGGACCTCCCCACCAGTGGCAGCTATCAGATTGAAGGCATTGAAGTCGCTCAATTATCGCTGAGTGAGGCAGCGACTATTCGCAACGAGAAAATAGGCTTTATCTTTCAGTCCTTTAACCTGATTGACGAACTCTCTGTCTACGACAATATCGCCCTGCCCCTGCGATACCGCCGCAATCCCATTCCCAAGTCTGAAGCCGACAAAAAAGTGAAACACTGCCTGGAGAAGGTGGGAATGAGTCACCGGACCTCTCACAAACCTAACCAGTTATCCGGTGGCCAACAGCAGCGAATCGCCATAGCCCGGGCGCTAGTTGGCAATCCATCCCTGCTGCTGGTGGACGAGCCCACCGGCAACCTGGATTCCCACAATGGCGATGCAGTAATGGAAATGCTGCAGCAGCTCAACAATGAAGGGACCACCCTGTGCATGGTGACCCATGACCCTCGGTATGCAGACATGGCCAGCCGCCAATTGCATCTGCTGGATGGAAAAATCTCAACGCCGCAGCCCATAAAAGAGCCACACGAGATGGCCCTATGATCACCACAAAGGACCTATCCATTGCCCTCCAGTCCCTCAATCGGGCGCGGAGCTACGCCACCACTATTATTCTGACCCTGGGTATCACCCTCGGCGCCCTGGTAACACTATTTAATCTCAACTACCAACTGTTAGCCGCACCCCTACCCTACCCGGACGAAGATCGGCTGTATGTCGTGAATGGTAATCTCTACCAGAACAAGCAGCTGCGGCTGGAAAACAACAGCCAATACCCCGCCCTGGTTGAAATCTATAAGAACGATAGTTTCTTCGAATCCAGCGCCCTGGTGTACTTCTGGGAAGATGTGGTTCGCAACTTATCCGGATCACCACGGGTTAATGTTTCCTATGTCTCTCCGGAATATCTCCAGCTGGCTGGAGCACCCCTGGCCTTGGGCAGACAATTCAATACCGATGAAGGGCTCGACAGCCGGGTTCCCGTGGCGGTTATCAGCTATCAAACCTGGGAGCAGATGTTCCGGCGCAGCCCAAATGTCTTGGAGCAAAGCCTGCAATTTGGGGAGGTGGACTTTCGTATTGTCGGCGTCACCGCCAAAGACTTCATTGAACCCCAGATCTATAAGCAGGGCCGACAAACGGCGGTCTGGCTGCCCTGGGACTTTAACGATACACAAGTAGAGCGCAGAAATAATTGGAGAGGCTTCCTGCCTTTTCGCATGCTCACAGGAAAGCTGAAGCCGGGCATTGACCCCGCCAGTGCGGGGCATGAATTGAGCACATTAATGGATGCCCAGTATCAAGCGGCCCTAGCGGGAAGATCCTCTTCGGTAGAAAGGTCCGTTGAATACCGACTCACCCCCTTCGCCAATAAAATACTTGGCGACAGTGCCACGCGAACTCTAATGGTAATGGGCGGTACACTGGTGCTTCTGTTAATTGCCTGCGCCAATGTTACCAACCTGATTCTTTCTCGCGCAGCCAAACAACAACGCAATATGGCGATACAGGTCGCGTTGGGCGCACACAAAAAACATATCTTTTTGGCCCTGCTGTGTGAAATCGGCCTACTTATGTTAGGGGCTGCATTACTTTCTCTACTTTTAGCCCTGGGGTCGACGGAAGTATTAAAGGTGATGGCTACGGAACAAATTCCTCGCATTCAAGAGCTCACCTTAAACTGGCAGACACTGGTTTTTGCACTGTTGTGTGCCTTACTGCTCGCTCTGCTCTTCTCAGCCATAGTCAGTCGCCAGGTTAATTACCGCGCACTGAATCAAATGCTGCAGAGCAGCGGCAAAGGTTCTGGCGTACAGATCTCGCCTCTAATCCGCAAGGTACTCATCAGTAGCCAAGTGGCAATGACCAGCTTACTCATAGTCGCTAGTTTACAGATATTCCTGCAAGCCAATCGCCTGATTAACCAACCATTTGGTTTCCCTTTGGACAACGTTCAGGTAATGACTCTGAATATCGGCAATCTTAGGAGCGCCCCCACTACCGAGCGAGAGAGTTATCTGAAGGCCATCAGGCAAAGATTGCTGGAGCACCCTAAAGTACAAAATGCCAGCCTGAGCTTAAACACTCCTATCTCTATCAACCGGCCACTCTGGACCACATCCCTGAGTCATGATGCCAGCCGACAAAACCCGGTGATGGCCAAGACCACAGTAGTCGACGAAAACTACCTTTCCATTTTGCGTATGCCACTGGTAGCTGGCCGCCATATCAGTGCGGCTGAGTTTTCCGATAACAATCGCATGATGCTCGTCAACGAAACCCTGGCCCGGCAACTGGAACCGGATGGAGAAGTGTTAGGCAATCGCTACTACTGGCGAGGTGATTTGCCCTACCAAGTGGTCGGTGTAGTGCGTAACGCAAGTCTGCCCGGCAAAAAGGAACCCGCCCGCTTATTTGTGCGCGGTATCAACGTGAGCTATCCCCTACTGGTACTCAGACATAAGCCTCACCAACCACTCAGCACCACAGAGATAAATCGGGAATTTACCCAAGTAAACAGGCAGTACAAGGTTTCCGAGCTATTCTCCCTGGAGCAGGCGCGAGACCTACTCCTAAGCAATGATCGGGTCTCAGTTTGGGTAACCACCGCCCTAACATTACTGGCACTCAGCCTCGCAGCCATCGGTATCTTTGGAGTGCTCAGTTACAGTGTACAACTGCGGCGTACCGAGCTTGGCGTGCGCATGGCAATCGGCGCCCGCCCAGCGACGATTTTCTATCACACCCTGATCGATAGCCTGATTCCCATAGTTATCGGTATCGCTGTAGCGACTTTGGTAGTAGTCCCACTGGCACTTTGGCTTGAGCAAAGCGAGTTCAGTATTGAAACCAGCTTCTGGGGCTGGCTGCTACCACCACTACTTATTATCGGCCTAACCGCCTCGGTTACCCTGCTTTCTGTATGGAAGATAATCAACAAGCCCGCGATTTACGCATTGCAAGGAACAGGATAATTACTTTCCACCTGATAGCCGCTGCTTGAGGTTGCGCGCTCATCGTGCAATCTTTACAGCAAATACAACAATAAGAAATGGAACAGCCAATGCAGCCTCAGCAGTGGTTATCAAACGGAAAGATTTTTGATTATCAAAACCACCAACTCTTCTATGTCGATAGCAACCCAAGCTGCCGACATAAACCAGTACTGCTTTTGATTCACGGTTTTCCAACCAGTAGTTATGACTGGCAAAAGGTATGGGCCCAACTGACAGAGCACTATCGCTGTATTGCTATGGATATGCTGGGCTTTGGCTATTCAGACAAACCCAAACAGCATAACTACAGTATCCACGAGCAAGCTGATTTACATGAAGCTCTTCTACAATATTTAAACATCAATAAGGTCCACCTGTTAGCCCATGACTATGGGGATTCCGTTGCCCAAGAGTTACTCGCCAGAGCTAATAGCGGTGGTACCACGGGATATACCTCAGCATGCCTGCTGAATGGCGGTCTATTTCCAGAAACTCATCAAGCGCGTTTCGTACAAAAACTGCTGCTCTCTCCCGCAGGCTTCCTGGTCAACAAACTGATGAGTTACCGGCAGTTTTGCCGCAGCTTCAGTGCCATTTTCGGACCAGACACACAACCCTCTGACAGAGAATTGCGAGACTTGTGGCAAATTCTCCAATATAAGAATGGCAACCAGCTCCTCTATAAACTAATCAGCTATATGCGCGACAGGCGCCAACATCGTCAACGCTGGGTTGACGCCCTAAAGCAATACCCCGGCCCCCTATTACTAATCAATGGCTCATTGGACCCAGTTTCAGGGAAGCATATGGTGGATCGATTTCGTCAATTGATTGATCGTCCAGCAGATATTGTTAAGCTGGGAACGATTGGGCATTATCCCCAGTGGGAAGCACCTGATAGTGTGGTAAGTGCGTACCTGAGGTTTGTTAATGTGCGTCGAGCGAATGCCTCATTGCATATTTGAACTCCAAAGTAAAATCTTTGTGAGCAGGGCCATCGCTAAGGCTGCCACCTCTTGTTGAATTCACTTTTAGATTAAATCGGCACCAAACTATTTTAAAGCCAGGAAAATAGCGTTTGAGTTAATTTTTTAAAAGTGGAAATTTATCAGTTTGAATTAAAATTTGGCATATTCTATAATTTCCCGCTGCACGTTCAGAAAAAAACATCTTGCGATGAATGTGAACATTCTGAAAGTTAGAAATTTTAAACTAAATGCAGGCTACTCCTTCACGGTAGGAATTGGTAAGACTGAAGATATAGTACTCCCGAAGGGTATATCGCTTCTAATTCTAGGGAGCTTATCTTGAATTTGGCCAGATAGGGCTTCATACACCTAGATACCCATCGAATTAAAGAGTAAATCTGCGACTACATTTTTTTGAAGCACTGAAGGTGAACCTAGCTTTGTCAAAATCGAAGATCTTGGCAGACCTAGGCCTCCAAAAAATCAATTAGCTACACCTAAAAAACATAGAGACAGGCCGTAGCACTCCGAAATTTGAGGTAGAGAAGGTATTGCAATGCAAAATGTATGGTTTAGACCTATAGTCGGGTTGTTGGCGGGACTGGCATTCACATATCTTCTTGGGATAGATACTATATTTGCATTTATTATCATACTACTCTCAGGGGTCATTGAAGCCGAATACAATCTATCATTAATTCTTTTAATAGATACAGTATCAACATTTATCATCTTACTGTTTGGGGTATTTTTATCATTTTATATCTGTCGCACCTGGTATTTGACTACAAGTATATTATTTTCCACCCTATTCACTTTATGGGCACTGCTTAACCTCTCAACCTCAGAAACGACCCCACTGTGGTATGTAGCAGCTCTGTATACAATATATATTGTAACACCGGCACTTGCCTATAAGATGAGAAAATACATATTCGAGCTGCTGCCAAATTTAAGTGATGAGCAAGTAATTCGCTTCTTTCTAGCCACTATCATTTCTATGTGTATCTGGCCCATTTTTACGGTAAACATATCTGACAGCTCCTGGTTAATACCATTAAAAATGACACTACTTCTTGGCTTTACATCTGGATTTTTTGTTATAACTTCCAGGCAAATGCAGAGATGGTATGGAATAATATCTTCCGTAGCTTGTGGTTCAACTATTATGTTTGTATTCTTTGCCTTCATAATAGTACCTTTAGACAAAATTGGGTTTTTCAAAATGATGTGACTAGCCTAACAAAGCTTTCATTACTAACTTTACCTTTGCTGCTTTTATTCTGTACTCGGACAGTAGAAGCAAAAACTAAGGGGAATTACCGATTATTGCGACATTAAGACTAAGGTTTACCCATGGTGAACAAGAGGTTCCAAATGCCTAAAAGAAGGAACGCCATCAAAATCCCTCACCTTACAAGGGGGCATGAAAAATCTGTGTTATATCCAACCTCCAAGCTTCTTATTTTTTTCATCTGTTTTACCATCTGTAACTCCCTTGCTGAAGAGAAAATTAATACACATCTACCGCAACTAGATCACCCCTCAAAAGAAAATAGAAGACTAGCTGAGCTATTTAACGCAGATCAAAGTGCACGCAATATACCTCACAGTGAAATTGACTGGAGTTTACTTGACCGAGAAGACA
It contains:
- a CDS encoding alpha/beta fold hydrolase, with the protein product MQPQQWLSNGKIFDYQNHQLFYVDSNPSCRHKPVLLLIHGFPTSSYDWQKVWAQLTEHYRCIAMDMLGFGYSDKPKQHNYSIHEQADLHEALLQYLNINKVHLLAHDYGDSVAQELLARANSGGTTGYTSACLLNGGLFPETHQARFVQKLLLSPAGFLVNKLMSYRQFCRSFSAIFGPDTQPSDRELRDLWQILQYKNGNQLLYKLISYMRDRRQHRQRWVDALKQYPGPLLLINGSLDPVSGKHMVDRFRQLIDRPADIVKLGTIGHYPQWEAPDSVVSAYLRFVNVRRANASLHI
- a CDS encoding Crp/Fnr family transcriptional regulator; translated protein: MEKTGELIKKLRFLKETVLLRQGDSGSQVYFIHAGYVLIQKVDYCGNLAIIDLYGPGSWFGPGLTGQDVDIQATAKSGSELEVTSIQHLNAMMERQSQTHDGLLQQLATRESQLQQRLFLHITAPLPVRLANLLAQLFNYRGQPCGHGHQLDIKLTQSELAAMAGGSRQTVSQKLKQWKSDGVIDYTRQYICLLDQTALNSLAENQIYAPVSAS
- a CDS encoding ABC transporter ATP-binding protein, whose product is MSKPILHMAGITKVFSTEEMETHALRGVDLSIYSGEFVSICGPSGCGKSTLLSILGLLDLPTSGSYQIEGIEVAQLSLSEAATIRNEKIGFIFQSFNLIDELSVYDNIALPLRYRRNPIPKSEADKKVKHCLEKVGMSHRTSHKPNQLSGGQQQRIAIARALVGNPSLLLVDEPTGNLDSHNGDAVMEMLQQLNNEGTTLCMVTHDPRYADMASRQLHLLDGKISTPQPIKEPHEMAL
- a CDS encoding efflux RND transporter periplasmic adaptor subunit is translated as MDIIKPKKRPLIKHPLMLGGAALAFVAFTSPLLLLPDSAYKVEREQLMLGTVQRGDLQVVVDGYGRLRSDKQTLITALTAASVEKIMLRPGAEVQSDSVIMQLSNPELMRDLDAAETSLEQEEANLRRLVLNNQRDVLAEEAILAELNSNYQVIKLRREAEDELVKSGVVSQLTYQTTVLRQEQMKKRVDLQKQRINHLRKVAVESELIQREQINQAQTQLQSIQQRTDRLTVRAGLDGILQRLPVELGQGVDPGQELALIGSETDLLALVQVPQSKAEQLEVGQPAEIDTRREKVEGMVTRITPEVRDGNIEVEIAFSAGAPESARPQLNVDARIFTATMEDTLFVERPINVQRHSEANLFLINENGEEAALQPISFGEESGRYIQITQGLNEADRIILSDMANFNEAEHIQIVD
- the yegQ gene encoding tRNA 5-hydroxyuridine modification protein YegQ — protein: MSFSVFKPELLSPAGTLNNMRYAFAYGADAVYAGQPRYSLRVRNNEFKNIETLRLGIEEAHQQGKQFYIASNIAAHNDKVRSYLRDLEEIVEMGPDALIMSDPGLIMMVRERWPDLPVHLSVQANAVNYATVKFWHRQGLSRVILSRELSLDEIEEIRQRVPEMELEVFVHGALCIAYSGRCLLSGYMTHRDANQGACTNSCRWQYQAHEAKENEVGELIHVQTQEPIQQPTSASDNTSQAFLLQEEGRPGEYMPAYEDEHGTYIMNSKDLRAVQHVKRLTEMGVHSLKIEGRTKSHYYVARTAQIYRRAIDDAAAGKDFDMKMMDELETLSNRGYTEGFYRRHPPAEYQQYEKGLISTPGQQFVGELIDGSPEYLTIDVKNRFERGDKLELMTPSGSLFFPLEQMENTKGKAIDIAPGSGHIVQIPRPEGVDDDQLQQALLVKALG
- a CDS encoding ABC transporter permease → MITTKDLSIALQSLNRARSYATTIILTLGITLGALVTLFNLNYQLLAAPLPYPDEDRLYVVNGNLYQNKQLRLENNSQYPALVEIYKNDSFFESSALVYFWEDVVRNLSGSPRVNVSYVSPEYLQLAGAPLALGRQFNTDEGLDSRVPVAVISYQTWEQMFRRSPNVLEQSLQFGEVDFRIVGVTAKDFIEPQIYKQGRQTAVWLPWDFNDTQVERRNNWRGFLPFRMLTGKLKPGIDPASAGHELSTLMDAQYQAALAGRSSSVERSVEYRLTPFANKILGDSATRTLMVMGGTLVLLLIACANVTNLILSRAAKQQRNMAIQVALGAHKKHIFLALLCEIGLLMLGAALLSLLLALGSTEVLKVMATEQIPRIQELTLNWQTLVFALLCALLLALLFSAIVSRQVNYRALNQMLQSSGKGSGVQISPLIRKVLISSQVAMTSLLIVASLQIFLQANRLINQPFGFPLDNVQVMTLNIGNLRSAPTTERESYLKAIRQRLLEHPKVQNASLSLNTPISINRPLWTTSLSHDASRQNPVMAKTTVVDENYLSILRMPLVAGRHISAAEFSDNNRMMLVNETLARQLEPDGEVLGNRYYWRGDLPYQVVGVVRNASLPGKKEPARLFVRGINVSYPLLVLRHKPHQPLSTTEINREFTQVNRQYKVSELFSLEQARDLLLSNDRVSVWVTTALTLLALSLAAIGIFGVLSYSVQLRRTELGVRMAIGARPATIFYHTLIDSLIPIVIGIAVATLVVVPLALWLEQSEFSIETSFWGWLLPPLLIIGLTASVTLLSVWKIINKPAIYALQGTG
- a CDS encoding cytochrome P460 family protein, encoding MRSAYLFTSLVLTLVLGISAKADENLNSTYKSMVDSQGNITLPDNYRREWVFLGSYQVKSSSGDGWDTHNVYTQPQAVEGYRKKGKFPDGTVLVKDVNSTQSEPLTTGLAYYSSDLQFTFMMVKDDNNRFPENPAWAEGWGWALFKPGIAKSETETWKGTGLNNCFGCHLPAKNNDWVYTQGYQQVLQK